In Streptomyces sp. NBC_01426, one genomic interval encodes:
- the fxsA gene encoding FxsA family membrane protein has protein sequence MTTGISTAPRRRSPARTLLPLAVAAWLILEIWLLSLVAGAAGGLTVALLIAGGMLLGAVVIKRAGRRAFKNLTDTLQRAQQGQGPEQARQQPGQGNGLIMLAGLFLMLPGLISDAAGLLLLLPPVRALISRRATRSLERRMAAAPAGTFGDAFQQARIHQPDGKVVQGEVIREDRPGPGPGQAGPDAGHRPPLTP, from the coding sequence ATGACGACCGGCATTTCGACGGCCCCACGACGGCGCTCGCCCGCCCGCACCCTGCTTCCCCTGGCGGTCGCCGCCTGGCTGATCCTGGAGATCTGGCTGCTCAGCCTGGTCGCCGGAGCCGCCGGCGGGTTGACCGTCGCCCTGCTGATCGCGGGCGGGATGCTCCTCGGCGCCGTGGTCATCAAGCGCGCCGGGCGACGGGCCTTCAAGAACCTCACCGACACCCTCCAGCGGGCCCAGCAGGGACAGGGGCCCGAGCAGGCCAGGCAACAGCCCGGCCAGGGCAACGGCCTGATCATGCTCGCGGGCCTGTTCCTGATGCTGCCGGGGCTGATCTCCGACGCCGCCGGACTGCTCCTGCTGCTCCCGCCCGTCCGGGCACTGATCAGCCGCCGGGCCACGCGCTCCCTGGAACGCAGGATGGCCGCCGCGCCCGCCGGAACCTTCGGCGACGCCTTCCAGCAGGCCCGGATCCACCAGCCGGACGGCAAGGTCGTCCAAGGCGAGGTCATCCGCGAGGACCGGCCGGGGCCCGGACCGGGCCAGGCCGGCCCGGACGCCGGTCACCGGCCGCCGCTGACCCCCTGA
- a CDS encoding RNA polymerase-binding protein RbpA yields MSERALRGTRLVVTSYETDRGIDLAPRQAVEYACQNGHRFEMPFSVEAEIPPEWECKACGAMALLVDGDGPEEKKGKPARTHWDMLMERRTREELEEVLAERLAVLRSGAMNIAVHPRDSRKSA; encoded by the coding sequence ATGAGTGAGCGAGCTCTCCGCGGTACGCGGCTCGTGGTTACCAGCTACGAGACGGACCGCGGCATCGATCTGGCCCCGCGCCAGGCGGTGGAGTACGCATGCCAGAACGGACATCGATTTGAGATGCCGTTCTCGGTTGAGGCAGAAATTCCGCCGGAGTGGGAGTGCAAGGCGTGCGGCGCCATGGCACTCCTGGTGGACGGGGACGGGCCCGAAGAGAAGAAGGGCAAGCCTGCGCGAACGCACTGGGACATGCTCATGGAGCGACGCACCCGCGAGGAGCTGGAGGAAGTGCTTGCCGAGAGGCTCGCGGTCCTCCGTTCCGGCGCCATGAACATTGCCGTGCATCCGCGGGACAGCCGCAAGTCCGCCTGA
- a CDS encoding MFS transporter translates to MTARDLSPPEEAEPGTEDGRAGAAARKREQHGWYFYDFACSVYSTSVLTVFLGPYLTAVTKAAADAEGYVHPLGVPVRAGSFFAYAVSASVLLAVLIMPLAGAVADRSGRKKPLLAVAAYTGAAATAGMFFLDGERYLLGGFLLIVANASLAVSMVLYNAFLPQIATPDERDTVSSRGWAFGYTSGALVLVLNLVLYQGHDSFGLSEGAAVRICLASAGLWWGAFAIIPLRRLRDRGVVREAGAAPPVSGWRQLVATLKDMRRYPLTLSFLLAYLIYNDGVQTVISQASVYGSEELELEQSTLIVAVLLVQVLAVAGALGMGRLAGLYGAKRTILGSLAAWAVTLAAGYFLPARTPVWFFALAAMIGLVLGGSQALSRSLFSHLVPAGKEAEYFSAYEMSDRGLSWIGPLVFGLTYQVTGSYRDAIISLVVFFALGFVLLARVPVRRAVEAAGNPVPERI, encoded by the coding sequence GTGACTGCGCGAGACCTATCTCCACCAGAGGAAGCGGAACCGGGGACGGAGGACGGAAGAGCCGGCGCCGCCGCCCGCAAACGCGAACAGCACGGCTGGTACTTCTACGACTTCGCCTGCTCGGTCTACTCGACCAGCGTGCTCACGGTGTTCCTCGGTCCCTACCTGACGGCCGTGACCAAGGCCGCGGCGGATGCCGAGGGCTACGTACACCCGCTGGGCGTCCCGGTCCGGGCCGGTTCCTTCTTCGCGTACGCGGTCTCCGCGTCCGTGCTGCTGGCCGTGCTGATCATGCCGCTGGCGGGGGCCGTCGCGGACCGGAGCGGCCGCAAGAAGCCGCTGCTGGCGGTGGCGGCGTACACGGGCGCGGCGGCGACGGCCGGGATGTTCTTCCTCGACGGCGAGCGCTACCTGCTCGGCGGGTTCCTGCTGATCGTGGCGAACGCCTCGCTGGCGGTCTCGATGGTGTTGTACAACGCCTTCCTGCCGCAGATCGCCACACCGGACGAGCGGGACACCGTCTCCTCGCGGGGTTGGGCCTTCGGCTACACCTCGGGCGCCCTGGTGCTCGTCCTGAACCTGGTGCTCTACCAGGGCCACGACTCCTTCGGGCTGTCCGAGGGCGCGGCGGTGCGCATCTGTCTGGCGTCGGCGGGCCTGTGGTGGGGCGCCTTCGCGATCATCCCGTTGCGGCGGCTGCGCGACCGGGGGGTGGTCCGGGAGGCGGGTGCGGCGCCGCCGGTCAGCGGGTGGCGGCAGCTGGTGGCCACGTTGAAGGACATGCGGCGCTATCCGTTGACGCTGTCGTTCCTGCTGGCCTATCTGATCTACAACGACGGCGTGCAGACGGTGATCTCCCAGGCCTCGGTCTACGGGTCGGAGGAACTGGAGCTGGAGCAGTCCACGCTGATCGTGGCGGTGCTGCTGGTCCAGGTCCTGGCGGTGGCGGGCGCGCTGGGGATGGGTCGGCTGGCAGGTCTGTACGGCGCCAAGCGGACGATCCTCGGTTCGCTGGCCGCGTGGGCGGTGACGCTGGCCGCCGGGTACTTCCTGCCGGCCCGGACGCCGGTGTGGTTCTTCGCGCTGGCGGCGATGATCGGGCTGGTGCTGGGCGGGAGCCAGGCGCTGTCGCGTTCGCTGTTCTCGCACCTGGTCCCGGCGGGCAAGGAGGCCGAGTACTTCTCCGCCTACGAGATGAGCGACCGGGGGCTGAGCTGGATCGGACCGCTGGTCTTCGGACTGACGTACCAGGTCACGGGCAGTTATCGGGACGCGATCATATCGTTGGTGGTGTTCTTCGCACTGGGTTTCGTGCTGCTCGCGAGGGTGCCGGTACGGCGCGCGGTGGAGGCGGCGGGCAATCCTGTTCCCGAGAGGATCTGA